A single Anopheles maculipalpis chromosome 3RL, idAnoMacuDA_375_x, whole genome shotgun sequence DNA region contains:
- the LOC126562550 gene encoding cytoplasmic tRNA 2-thiolation protein 1: MPVPCRSGCGRNAFMRRPKTGDVLCKDCFFLAFETEIHNTIQQEQLFRSGEKVAIAASGGKDSTVLAHVMNVLNKRYNYGLDLVLLSIDEGITGYRDDSLKTVAQNRDDYGMQLRVLSYQELYGWTMDRIVGEIGRSNNCTFCGVFRRQALDRGARLMEVDCVATGHNADDIAETVIMNILRGDTARLRRCCDIKTGSKEADTIPRVKPLKYSYEKEIVMYAHFKKLVYFSTECVFAPNAYRGHARAFLKDLEKVRPSAIMDIIHAGEQLKIKGTVKKPVRGVCGRCGFVSSQQPCKACVLLEGLNRGLPKLGIGKRSKGDRMVALQEQQLREKAHLAKNDF, from the exons ATGCCTGTCCCTTGTCGTAGCGGTTGCGGGCGTAATGCGTTTATGCGC CGACCAAAAACTGGAGATGTACTCTGCAAGGACTGCTTCTTTCTGGCATTCGAAACCGAAATACACAACACCATTCAACAGGAACAGTTATTCCGATCCGGGGAAAAGGTAGCGATTGCGGCCAGCGGTGGAAAAGACAGCACAGTCCTTGCGCATGTTATGAATGTATTGAACAAGCGGTACAATTACGGTCTCGATCTGGTGCTGCTTTCCATCGACGAAGGAATAACCGGGTACCGAGATGACAGTCTTAAAACGGTGGCACAAAACCGAGATGATTATGGAATGCAGCTGCGTGTGCTATCCTATCAAGAGCTGTATGGATGGACAATGGATCGTATAGTGGGAGAAATAGGCCGTAGTAACAATTGCACGTTTTGTGGTGTGTTCCGGCGCCAGGCACTAGACCGGGGAGCCCGTCTAATGGAGGTCGATTGTGTAGCCACGGGACACAATGCGGACGACATTGCGGAAACCGTCATAATGAACATACTGCGCGGAGACACAGCCCGGTTACGGCGATGTTGTGATATCAAAACGGGATCCAAAGAAGCCGACACGATCCCGCGTGTAAAACCGTTGAAGTACAGCTACGAGAAGGAGATTGTCATGTATGCACATTTCAAAAAGTTGGTATACTTTTCCACCGAGTGTGTATTTGCCCCGAACGCTTATCGGGGTCATGCTCGGGCATTTTTGAAAGATCTCGAAAAGGTACGACCGTCGGCGATCATGGACATAATTCACGCAGGTGAGCAGTTAAAGATCAAGGGCACGGTAAAGAAACCGGTACGCGGTGTTTGTGGTCGATGTGGATTCGTGTCGTCACAGCAACCGTGCAAAGCGTGCGTTTTACTCGAAGGTCTAAATCGTGGACTGCCTAAGCTGGGCATCGGAAAGAGGTCCAAAGGAGATCGAATGGTAGCGTTACAAGAGCAACAGTTACGCGAAAAAGCTCATCTGGCAAAGAACGACTTTTAA
- the LOC126561661 gene encoding uncharacterized protein LOC126561661 → MGRKVNLERPKKGPGRKARKQPEPVFEFSKDESEYHQKLSRHQKQRLKKREITKQKLKEEQKKKKTVKKATKAVVNNTFDPAEIFNVEKSRQKYQQLGQKSKPQTVATNGHQNGSEKGRNLFDSDNEMDDDERQTAPIVKGKAPVKKSQMKKFLQQAESEEESDSDEEDVDSDVEEEEDEEDADSVEGEEDDYDDEELGEEEDDDDDDDDDDDDEDDSDEDDEDEQENEEDDDMLPIEAANKKLKKRMAREQKEADAEMAEAAVNRERFVFPTEEEIAQTTNLQDVNIRIKDVIGVLSDFSANRDPERSRCEYVDLLRKDLCLYYSYNDYFMGLLMDIFSPNELLEFLEASELQRPITIRTNSLKTRRRDLAQSLINRGINLDPIGKWSKEGLVVYSSQVPLGATPEYLAGHYMLQGGSSMLPVMALAPEENERILDMCAAPGGKSSHIAALMKNTGVLFVNDANKERLRAVLGNFHRLGIQNAIITCVDGIKYADIMKGFDRVLLDAPCTGSGVISKDPSVKATKTEIDVQRCYNLQRRLLLTAIDCLSASSSTGGYLVYSTCSILPEENEWVIDFALKRRNVRLVPTGLDFGVEGMTRYGAHRFHPMMKLTRRFYPHTHNLDGFFVAKLQKFSDAIPKSVADEPLEDEGPVAEQEEDEIKLPKKIDKRDWYYKDIIEERKAQREDTNHVVKVFQKPANVKKGTKKSKPPQTETTSEKPKASGDSKQQPAMNGGGKKQQPALVNKTEVREAEEALRLKKKLQQVQGQNGKKVGPGLGSKSKNKGMKKTGGVQKGGALKKKVGKVRKVK, encoded by the exons ATGGGCCGCAAAGTAAATCTCGAACGACCTAAAAAAGGGCCTGGTCGAAAGGCTCGTAAACAACCAGAACCGGTGTTTGAGTTCAGCAAGGATGAAAGTGAGTACCACCAA AAGCTTTCTCGCCATCAAAAACAACGGCTCAAGAAGCGAGagattacaaaacaaaaactgaaagaagagcaaaagaagaagaaaacagttaaaaaagcaacgaaagcTGTCGTCAACAATACGTTTGATCCTGCCGAAATATTCAACGTAGAGAAAAGCCGTCAGAAATATCAACAGCTCGGTCAGAAGAGTAAACCCCAGACCGTGGCGACCAATGGACATCAAAACGGAAGTGAAAAGGGACGCAACCTGTTCGATAGTGACAATGAAATGGACGACGACGAGCGACAGACTGCACCGATAGTGAAAGGTAAAGCACCGGTCAAGAAAAGCCAGATGAAAAAGTTTCTTCAACAAGCGGAATCGGAAGAAGAGAGTGATTCGGATGAGGAAGATGTAGACAGTGATgtggaagaggaggaggatgaggaGGATGCAGATAGCGTTGAGGGTGAAGAAgacgattatgatgatgaagaacTGGGTGAAGAAgaggatgacgacgatgacgacgacgatgacgatgatgatgaggatgatagTGACGAGGATGATGAGGACGAGCAAGAAAATGAGGAAGATGATGATATGCTACCTATTGAAGCGGCGAACAAGAAGCTTAAGAAACGGATGGCCCGGGAACAAAAGGAAGCAGATGCGGAAATGGCGGAAGCTGCAGTGAATCGCGAACGATTCGTATTTCCAACCGAGGAAGAGATCGCCCAAACGACCAACCTTCAGGACGTGAACATTCGGATTAAGGATGTGATTGGCGTGCTGTCGGATTTCTCGGCGAATCGCGATCCGGAACGTTCTCGCTGCGAGTACGTGGATCTTTTGCGTAAAGATCTGTGCTTGTACTATTCGTACAACGACTATTTTATGGGTTTGCTGATGGACATCTTTTCACCAAACGAGTTGCTTGAGTTCCTCGAAGCGTCGGAACTGCAACGCCCAATAACAATTCGAACGAACAGCCTTAAGACTCGCCGTCGTGATTTGGCTCAATCGCTGATCAATCGCGGTATCAATCTTGATCCAATCGGAAAGTGGTCAAAGGAAGGTTTAGTCGTCTACTCGTCACAAGTCCCGTTGGGAGCCACGCCAGAGTATCTCGCCGGACACTATATGCTGCAGGGCGGTTCGAGCATGCTTCCCGTGATGGCGCTAGCTCCGGAGGAAAACGAACGCATACTGGATATGTGCGCTGCGCCCGGCGGGAAGAGTTCCCACATTGCTGCCTTGATGAAGAACACGGGCGTACTCTTCGTGAACGATGCGAACAAGGAGCGTTTGCGTGCGGTTTTGGGCAACTTTCATCGGCTGGGTATACAGAACGCGATCATCACGTGCGTGGATGGTATCAAGTACGCTGACATCATGAAGGGTTTCGACCGCGTGCTGCTCGATGCACCCTGCACCGGTTCCGGTGTCATATCGAAGGATCCGAGCGTGAAAGCGACCAAAACGGAAATCGATGTACAGCGTTGCTACAACCTGCAGCGACGTCTGCTGCTCACGGCCATCGATTGTCTGTCAGCCAGCTCTTCCACCGGTGGCTATTTGGTTTACTCGACCTGTTCCATCTTGCCGGAGGAAAACGAATGGGTTATCGATTTTGCGCTGAAACGACGTAATGTGCGCCTTGTGCCGACTGGACTCGATTTCGGTGTCGAAGGTATGACGAGGTACGGTGCACACCGGTTCCATCCGATGATGAAGCTGACCCGCCGATTCTATCCCCACACGCACAATCTGGATGGATTCTTCGTGGCAAAGCTGCAGAAATTCTCCGATGCCATACCGAAAAGCGTGGCTGACGAACCATTGGAAGATGAGGGGCCGGTCGCGGAGCAGGAGGAAGATGAAATTAAACTTCCGAAAAAGATTGATAAACGTGACTGGTACTATAAGGACATTATCGAGGAACGGAAGGCACAGCGCGAGGATACGAATCATGTCGTGAAAGTGTTCCAGAAACCAGCGAACGTTAAGAAGGGAactaaaaaaagtaaaccaccCCAAACGGAAACAACAAGCGAGAAACCGAAAGCGAGCGGGGACTCGAAACAGCAACCTGCAATGAACGGCGGTGGCAAAAAGCAGCAGCCAGCGCTGGTAAACAAAACGGAGGTACGAGAGGCTGAAGAAGCGTTGCGTTTGAAAAAGAAACTACAACAGGTTCAAGGACAGAATGGGAAAAAGGTTGGTCCTGGGCTGggaagtaaaagtaaaaacaaaggCATGAAGAAGACAGGTGGAGTGCAAAAGGGTGGTGCGCTCAAGAAGAAGGTGGGGAAGGTGAGGAAAGTAAAGTAA
- the LOC126562749 gene encoding plasma membrane ascorbate-dependent reductase CYBRD1 isoform X1: MDGSSVSPLPCEAPLAMMESEKTPPRSPSQHDMPPPPDEKRYDDDDDRVWNCGAWFEYILVVVVSSILLIAASVLTIFWTIYYRKGFNMDDPKLQFNLHPVLMIGGYITLSGFSILLYRICRCCSHLIVKLCHTFFHACSIPCIVIGFMAVWDSHNQQQIPNFYSLHSWLGMITMGLFALQFVLGFFSFLILLCCENATYKFRSTMVPIHASFGVATFMLAIATAVTGLTQKAHFELGENYSQTVEEGIIMNSIGVILTGLGIIIPFAVRRSNSPANCKVYVTERI, from the exons ATGGACGGATCCTCGGTGAGCCCCCTTCCCTGTGAGGCTCCGCTAGCGATGATGGAGAGCGAAAAGACACCACCGAGAAGTCCCAGCCAGCACGATATGCCACCGCCACCGGACGAAAA GAGatatgacgacgatgatgatcgcGTCTGGAACTGTGGCGCATGGTTCGAGTACATACTGGTCGTGGTCGTTTCCTCGATCCTGCTGATTGCGGCCTCGGTGCTGACCATCTTCTGGACGATCTACTACCGTAAGGGCTTCAACATGGACGACCCGAAGCTACAATTTAACCTCCATCCCGTGCTCATGATCGGTGGCTACATTACACTGTCAGGATTCT CCATTCTGCTCTACCGAATCTGTCGATGCTGCTCGCATTTGATCGTGAAGCTGTGCCATACCTTCTTCCATGCCTGCTCGATTCCCTGCATAGTGATCGGCTTCATGGCTGTTTGGGACTCGCACAACCAGCAGCAGATTCCGAACTTCTATTCACTGCACTCCTGGCTCGGCATGATCACGATGGGACTGTTTGCACTCCAGTTTGTGCTAGGATTCTTTAG CTTCCTCATTCTGCTGTGCTGCGAGAACGCAACATACAAGTTCCGTTCCACAATGGTTCCCATCCATGCCAGCTTCGGGGTGGCCACGTTCATGCTCGCCATAGCTACAGCTGTAACCGGTTTGACCCAGAAGGCTCACTTTGAACTTGG tgAAAATTACTCACAAACCGTTGAAGAGGGCATCATAATGAACTCAATCGGCGTCATCCTGACCGGTCTCGGTATCATCATTCCCTTTGCAGTGCGTCGCTCCAACTCTCCGGCCAACTGCAAGGTTTACGTCACGGAACGTATCTAA
- the LOC126562749 gene encoding plasma membrane ascorbate-dependent reductase CYBRD1 isoform X2 — MPRNSTTTAGRYDDDDDRVWNCGAWFEYILVVVVSSILLIAASVLTIFWTIYYRKGFNMDDPKLQFNLHPVLMIGGYITLSGFSILLYRICRCCSHLIVKLCHTFFHACSIPCIVIGFMAVWDSHNQQQIPNFYSLHSWLGMITMGLFALQFVLGFFSFLILLCCENATYKFRSTMVPIHASFGVATFMLAIATAVTGLTQKAHFELGENYSQTVEEGIIMNSIGVILTGLGIIIPFAVRRSNSPANCKVYVTERI, encoded by the exons ATGCCGAGAAATTCTACCACAACCGCAGG GAGatatgacgacgatgatgatcgcGTCTGGAACTGTGGCGCATGGTTCGAGTACATACTGGTCGTGGTCGTTTCCTCGATCCTGCTGATTGCGGCCTCGGTGCTGACCATCTTCTGGACGATCTACTACCGTAAGGGCTTCAACATGGACGACCCGAAGCTACAATTTAACCTCCATCCCGTGCTCATGATCGGTGGCTACATTACACTGTCAGGATTCT CCATTCTGCTCTACCGAATCTGTCGATGCTGCTCGCATTTGATCGTGAAGCTGTGCCATACCTTCTTCCATGCCTGCTCGATTCCCTGCATAGTGATCGGCTTCATGGCTGTTTGGGACTCGCACAACCAGCAGCAGATTCCGAACTTCTATTCACTGCACTCCTGGCTCGGCATGATCACGATGGGACTGTTTGCACTCCAGTTTGTGCTAGGATTCTTTAG CTTCCTCATTCTGCTGTGCTGCGAGAACGCAACATACAAGTTCCGTTCCACAATGGTTCCCATCCATGCCAGCTTCGGGGTGGCCACGTTCATGCTCGCCATAGCTACAGCTGTAACCGGTTTGACCCAGAAGGCTCACTTTGAACTTGG tgAAAATTACTCACAAACCGTTGAAGAGGGCATCATAATGAACTCAATCGGCGTCATCCTGACCGGTCTCGGTATCATCATTCCCTTTGCAGTGCGTCGCTCCAACTCTCCGGCCAACTGCAAGGTTTACGTCACGGAACGTATCTAA